Proteins from a genomic interval of Paenibacillus lentus:
- the ptsP gene encoding phosphoenolpyruvate--protein phosphotransferase: MIKGIGAAAGVAIGKAFVLPAWEWDVPDRQMDKVDLAAEFERLYEGIQTSRTEIEVMKNEVKEAVGEEESSIFDAHLAILEDPVFMSEIRGIIERQYKAAEVAVKEAIDHFVAMFDLLDDEYMKERALDIKDVGNRLLKHLLGTPDITLPADTQPYILVARELSPSQLVHMNPDNVLGMVTMAGGKTSHSAIMARALGIPLVSGLEHKLGTPLKTGDLLVVDGDEGLIYVEPDQEIIDRYTEVAERLQKRKEQLQVLATVEAVTRDGVPFRLAGNISSVKDLEQALKYGAEGAGLFRTEFLYMDRTTFPTEEEQFEIYRQVAEKAGKHSVVIRTLDIGGDKQLEYFELPEEDNPFLGYRAIRISLNSKEMFKTQLTAILRASAFGSLKIMLPMISSLEEVRQAKQILAEAKSDLDERGVVYDNHIPVGVMIEVPAAAAIADLLAKEANFFSIGTNDLVQYVLAVDRMNETIAHMYQPFHPAVLRMLRQAISAALEAGISVSVCGELAGDEKAIPLWLHLGVRDLSMSPQSLLRVKHRILNAVASAGEKVGARCYRLATGTEVEAELTRFAETCIWESS; this comes from the coding sequence ATGATAAAGGGCATCGGTGCAGCAGCGGGCGTCGCCATCGGCAAAGCTTTTGTGCTGCCTGCCTGGGAATGGGATGTGCCGGATCGCCAGATGGATAAGGTGGATTTGGCTGCGGAATTCGAGAGATTATATGAAGGTATACAAACATCCAGAACAGAAATTGAAGTGATGAAGAACGAAGTTAAGGAAGCTGTAGGCGAGGAGGAGTCAAGTATATTTGATGCCCACCTTGCTATATTGGAAGATCCCGTGTTCATGAGTGAAATTCGCGGGATAATCGAACGGCAGTATAAGGCGGCTGAAGTCGCTGTAAAAGAGGCGATCGATCATTTTGTCGCAATGTTTGATCTGCTGGATGATGAATATATGAAGGAGCGGGCGCTTGATATTAAGGATGTAGGCAATCGCCTACTGAAGCATTTGCTAGGCACGCCGGACATTACTCTTCCGGCCGACACCCAGCCATATATCCTCGTGGCTAGGGAATTGTCACCCTCACAGCTCGTACATATGAATCCTGACAATGTTTTGGGCATGGTCACGATGGCCGGAGGCAAGACCTCGCATTCTGCTATCATGGCCAGGGCACTTGGGATACCTCTCGTGTCCGGGCTCGAACATAAGCTTGGGACGCCGTTAAAGACAGGTGATCTGCTTGTCGTTGACGGCGATGAAGGACTTATTTATGTTGAACCTGATCAGGAAATTATTGATCGGTATACGGAAGTAGCTGAAAGACTGCAAAAACGCAAGGAGCAGCTGCAGGTGTTGGCGACGGTCGAAGCAGTCACACGAGACGGTGTCCCATTCCGCCTGGCGGGCAACATCAGCTCTGTCAAGGATTTGGAACAGGCACTCAAATACGGTGCTGAAGGTGCGGGGTTGTTCCGAACCGAGTTTTTATACATGGATCGCACGACCTTTCCAACCGAAGAAGAGCAGTTCGAAATTTATAGACAAGTTGCCGAGAAAGCAGGAAAGCATTCCGTCGTCATTCGAACCCTTGATATCGGAGGGGATAAGCAGCTTGAATATTTTGAGCTCCCGGAAGAAGATAACCCTTTTCTCGGTTATCGCGCAATTCGAATTAGTCTGAATAGTAAAGAAATGTTTAAGACCCAATTGACCGCTATACTCCGGGCCAGCGCTTTCGGAAGCTTGAAAATTATGTTGCCCATGATTTCCTCGCTTGAAGAAGTACGGCAGGCCAAGCAAATATTGGCCGAGGCCAAGTCTGACCTTGACGAGCGCGGTGTCGTGTATGATAATCATATACCTGTCGGTGTCATGATCGAAGTACCGGCAGCGGCGGCTATAGCCGATTTGCTGGCCAAGGAGGCCAATTTCTTTAGCATCGGCACGAATGATCTCGTGCAATATGTTCTTGCTGTTGACCGGATGAACGAGACGATCGCCCATATGTATCAGCCGTTTCATCCCGCTGTACTTCGTATGTTGCGCCAGGCGATTTCCGCAGCACTGGAAGCAGGCATTTCGGTCAGTGTCTGCGGTGAGCTTGCGGGGGATGAGAAGGCTATTCCTCTCTGGCTTCACTTAGGAGTGCGCGACCTCAGTATGTCGCCCCAATCGTTATTGAGAGTGAAGCACCGGATCTTAAATGCCGTAGCTTCCGCGGGGGAGAAAGTCGGTGCCCGTTGTTATCGACTTGCAACAGGCACTGAAGTGGAGGCTGAGCTGACACGCTTTGCCGAAACCTGTATTTGGGAGAGCAGCTAA
- a CDS encoding type 1 glutamine amidotransferase domain-containing protein → MLRLTGKKVIALVDEEFEDLELWYPIYRVREEGAEVHLVGLEKGKKYIGKYGVPAEAEYSYEEINASDYEGILVPGGWAPDKLRRYSKVLDIIKDLHAAKKPIGQICHAGWVLISAGILQGVTVTSTPGIRDDMENAGATWKDEAVVVDGHIISARRPPDLPPYGKAFVDALAKL, encoded by the coding sequence ATATTGAGACTAACTGGTAAAAAAGTCATCGCATTGGTGGATGAAGAATTCGAGGATTTGGAGCTCTGGTACCCGATCTACCGGGTTCGTGAAGAAGGCGCCGAGGTTCATCTCGTTGGACTGGAGAAAGGCAAAAAATACATCGGCAAGTACGGCGTGCCTGCCGAGGCGGAATATAGCTACGAGGAAATCAATGCCAGCGATTATGAAGGCATTCTTGTTCCAGGCGGTTGGGCTCCGGACAAGCTACGCCGCTATAGTAAGGTGCTTGACATCATTAAAGATCTTCATGCGGCCAAAAAGCCGATAGGGCAAATCTGCCATGCGGGATGGGTTCTCATCTCTGCCGGAATTCTCCAAGGGGTTACCGTAACCTCTACGCCGGGAATCCGCGATGACATGGAAAATGCAGGGGCGACTTGGAAGGACGAGGCGGTCGTCGTGGACGGTCATATTATTTCAGCTCGTCGCCCACCGGACTTGCCTCCATACGGCAAAGCGTTCGTCGATGCCTTGGCCAAATTATAA
- a CDS encoding CoA-binding protein — translation MAFENPSREEIKEILENAGNIAVVGLSDKTDRTSYMVAQAMQSNGYRIVPVNPVVQGQILGEQVYAALADVPEPIGIVNVFRRSEYTPEVAREAVAVGAKVLWLQQGIISEEAAKIAEEGGLKVIMDRCIKVEDSILLGKSRQ, via the coding sequence ATGGCCTTTGAAAATCCTAGTCGTGAGGAAATTAAAGAAATTTTAGAAAACGCTGGAAATATTGCCGTTGTTGGCCTGTCTGATAAAACGGATCGCACTTCTTACATGGTAGCACAGGCGATGCAGAGCAATGGTTACCGCATCGTCCCGGTAAACCCGGTGGTGCAAGGACAAATTCTAGGTGAACAGGTTTATGCTGCATTAGCGGACGTACCGGAGCCAATTGGGATCGTCAACGTATTCCGGCGCAGTGAATACACACCAGAGGTGGCTCGGGAGGCGGTTGCAGTCGGAGCTAAGGTGCTATGGCTGCAGCAGGGAATCATTAGCGAGGAAGCTGCAAAAATTGCCGAGGAGGGCGGCCTTAAGGTCATCATGGATCGGTGTATCAAGGTAGAGGACAGCATTTTGCTCGGAAAAAGCCGTCAATAA
- the ccpA gene encoding catabolite control protein A: MTVTIYDVAREAGVSMATVSRVVNNNPNVKPQTRKKVFEAIERLGYRPNAVARGLASKKTTTVGVVIPDISNSIFAEIARGIEDIANMYHYNIILCNADKKKEKEIRVINTLLEKQVDGLLFMGGAVTEEHMQAFQTSSVPVVLCATSDENGSIPSVDIDHEAAAFDAVSTLIRHGHREIAMISGTLQDPANGYSRFQGYKRALETAGIEYQEDLVRIGNYRYESGVEAMKYFLGLKKRPTAIFAATDEMAIGAIHSIQDEGLKVPEDFSIISVDNIRMASMVRPQLTTVAQPMYDLGAVAMRLLTKLMKKETVESSKVILPHETILRLSVSHV; encoded by the coding sequence GTGACGGTTACCATTTATGATGTGGCACGTGAAGCAGGCGTCTCAATGGCCACGGTTTCACGGGTTGTTAACAACAACCCTAACGTGAAGCCGCAAACCCGGAAGAAAGTATTTGAAGCAATTGAACGTTTGGGATATCGTCCGAATGCGGTCGCAAGAGGGCTTGCGAGCAAGAAGACAACTACGGTCGGCGTAGTGATTCCGGACATCTCAAATTCAATCTTTGCAGAAATCGCTCGGGGCATTGAAGACATCGCTAACATGTATCACTATAACATTATTTTATGTAATGCAGATAAGAAGAAGGAGAAGGAAATTCGCGTCATTAACACGCTGCTTGAGAAGCAGGTGGACGGGCTTCTCTTTATGGGCGGAGCAGTGACGGAAGAGCATATGCAAGCTTTCCAAACCTCCTCTGTTCCTGTTGTTTTGTGTGCGACTAGCGACGAGAACGGCTCGATTCCTTCTGTCGATATCGATCATGAGGCAGCAGCCTTCGACGCTGTCAGCACATTGATTCGCCACGGACACCGTGAAATCGCAATGATTAGCGGGACGCTGCAGGATCCGGCAAACGGCTACTCAAGATTCCAAGGATACAAGCGGGCATTGGAAACAGCGGGCATTGAGTACCAGGAGGATTTGGTGCGAATTGGCAACTATCGTTACGAATCCGGTGTCGAAGCTATGAAATATTTCCTAGGTCTTAAGAAGCGTCCAACAGCAATTTTTGCGGCTACGGATGAAATGGCAATTGGGGCGATTCATAGTATTCAGGATGAAGGCTTGAAAGTGCCGGAAGATTTCTCTATTATTAGCGTGGATAATATTCGCATGGCATCGATGGTACGGCCACAGCTGACTACGGTAGCTCAGCCGATGTACGACCTCGGTGCGGTGGCCATGCGTCTATTGACCAAATTGATGAAGAAAGAGACAGTGGAGAGCTCAAAGGTTATTTTGCCGCATGAGACGATTCTTCGATTGTCGGTCAGCCACGTATAA
- a CDS encoding 5'-methylthioadenosine/adenosylhomocysteine nucleosidase, producing the protein MAATIGLMGAMDEEIALLLKQVERQNTVVLAGINFVTGLFHGKEVVVCKSGVGKVNAAATTQVLIDRFEVDTILFTGVAGAVHPELNIGDIVISSSCQQHDMDATPLGFARGIIPYQEVSDFPADRKLVRLAEKACSKLCTDNSFIVGKVLSGDQFISDYDVVRELHEKMEGACVEMEGSAVAQVCHMNQIPYVILRSMSDKADGTADVNFAEFTVLAAQKSFEILNEMVAGLSR; encoded by the coding sequence ATGGCCGCAACGATCGGGCTCATGGGCGCTATGGATGAAGAAATAGCTCTTCTGCTAAAGCAGGTGGAGCGGCAGAATACGGTTGTGTTGGCTGGAATCAACTTTGTGACCGGCTTGTTTCATGGCAAAGAAGTTGTCGTGTGCAAGTCCGGCGTCGGAAAAGTCAATGCCGCTGCAACAACGCAAGTATTGATTGACCGCTTTGAAGTAGATACCATTCTATTTACAGGAGTTGCTGGCGCGGTACATCCTGAGCTCAATATCGGAGATATCGTAATTTCCTCTTCGTGTCAGCAGCATGACATGGATGCGACGCCTCTTGGTTTTGCTCGAGGGATAATTCCCTATCAGGAAGTTTCGGATTTTCCAGCCGATCGGAAGCTGGTTCGACTTGCGGAAAAAGCTTGCTCCAAGCTGTGCACGGATAACAGCTTTATTGTTGGTAAAGTGTTGTCCGGGGATCAGTTTATCTCAGATTACGACGTTGTGCGTGAGCTCCATGAGAAAATGGAGGGGGCTTGCGTCGAAATGGAAGGCTCTGCGGTTGCCCAAGTGTGCCATATGAATCAAATTCCTTATGTCATTCTTCGGTCGATGTCTGACAAGGCGGATGGTACGGCTGACGTTAATTTTGCCGAATTTACGGTGCTGGCTGCTCAGAAATCCTTCGAAATATTAAATGAGATGGTAGCCGGGCTAAGCCGTTAA
- the aroA gene encoding 3-phosphoshikimate 1-carboxyvinyltransferase, with protein sequence MDVIVRPTPELGGEIGALSSKNYTTRYLLVAALAEGTSTIYYPAHSEDSDAMRRCIADLGAVLEEDDEKIVITGFGRNPKDVKELNVGNAGAVLRFLMGIASLCPEVTFVNTYPDSLGKRPHDDLIVSLQQLGIEVEHQGGRLPITIRGGKPKGGKITVSGAVSSQYLSALLFLTPLLEEDSEIEVLDDLKSKVVIGQTLEVLEQAGIIIHASEDYMSFKVPGRQSYQAKTYTVQGDYPGSAAILAAAAVTKSNVKVHRLAERSKQGERAIVDVLQMMDVPLTHKDDTVHVQGNGRLRPVEFDGDAATDAVLAMVAAAVFAEGTSRFYNVENLRYKECDRITDYLNELRKAGANVEERQAEIIVHGRPGGLEGGVEINAHYDHRVIMALTIVGLRCRKPLVIKDAHHVAKSYPQFFDHITALGASVEWV encoded by the coding sequence ATGGACGTTATTGTTAGACCTACTCCCGAGCTAGGCGGTGAAATCGGGGCGCTATCTTCGAAAAATTATACGACTCGTTATTTGTTAGTTGCTGCTCTAGCTGAAGGCACGAGCACGATATACTATCCTGCGCACAGCGAGGACAGCGATGCGATGCGCCGCTGCATCGCCGATTTAGGCGCCGTCTTGGAAGAGGACGATGAGAAAATCGTTATCACCGGCTTCGGCCGAAATCCGAAGGACGTTAAGGAACTGAATGTGGGTAATGCCGGTGCTGTGCTGCGGTTTCTGATGGGAATTGCTTCGCTTTGTCCTGAGGTGACTTTTGTCAATACGTATCCAGATTCTCTCGGCAAACGCCCGCATGACGATTTGATCGTATCGTTGCAGCAGCTTGGCATTGAAGTTGAGCATCAAGGGGGACGACTTCCGATTACGATTCGCGGCGGAAAGCCGAAGGGTGGCAAAATTACGGTATCGGGTGCAGTCAGTTCGCAATATTTAAGCGCCCTGTTGTTCTTAACTCCACTATTGGAGGAGGACAGCGAGATTGAGGTGCTGGATGATTTGAAATCCAAAGTTGTAATTGGGCAGACGCTAGAAGTACTCGAGCAGGCCGGGATTATTATCCATGCCAGCGAGGATTATATGAGCTTCAAGGTTCCTGGGCGTCAGTCTTATCAAGCGAAAACCTATACGGTTCAGGGCGACTATCCAGGCTCGGCGGCTATTCTCGCGGCAGCTGCGGTTACTAAGTCCAATGTAAAGGTGCATCGTCTGGCCGAGCGCAGCAAGCAAGGCGAGCGCGCCATCGTGGATGTACTGCAAATGATGGACGTGCCGTTAACCCACAAGGATGACACCGTGCACGTTCAAGGCAATGGCCGTTTGCGGCCTGTTGAGTTCGATGGCGATGCCGCGACAGACGCCGTGCTTGCCATGGTAGCAGCCGCCGTATTTGCTGAAGGAACATCCCGTTTCTACAACGTGGAGAACTTAAGATACAAGGAATGCGACCGGATCACAGACTATTTAAACGAGCTTAGAAAGGCCGGGGCCAATGTAGAGGAACGCCAAGCCGAAATTATCGTTCACGGCCGTCCTGGCGGCCTTGAGGGGGGCGTAGAGATCAATGCTCATTATGACCACCGCGTCATTATGGCTTTGACGATTGTCGGCCTTCGCTGCCGCAAACCGCTGGTTATTAAGGATGCTCATCACGTCGCCAAATCCTATCCGCAATTTTTCGACCATATTACTGCGCTTGGTGCTTCGGTAGAATGGGTATAA